A DNA window from Haliovirga abyssi contains the following coding sequences:
- the rnc gene encoding ribonuclease III: protein MLSDKKICEFEKKINYTFLDKSLLTKALIHRSYGNEHRDFKNINNEKLELLGDAVLDLIITEYIYIKFSNATEGELAKLKAMIVSEPLLAEVSTEIGIGSYMFLSKGEELTGGRERNSILGDVFEALLGGIYLDSGFENAKEFVLKYFVDRIVHIDENLDLVDYKTILQEFTQKEYKKIPKYIVLEELGPDHNKQFKVGVKVKNSIVGEGLGRNKKSAEQMAARNACGRLEVKLHETL from the coding sequence TTGTTATCAGATAAAAAAATATGTGAATTCGAAAAAAAAATTAATTATACTTTTTTAGATAAATCTTTATTAACAAAAGCTTTAATCCATAGATCATATGGAAATGAACATAGAGATTTTAAAAATATAAATAATGAAAAATTGGAATTACTTGGTGATGCTGTTTTAGATTTAATTATAACGGAATATATATATATAAAGTTTAGTAATGCAACTGAAGGAGAACTCGCTAAATTAAAAGCTATGATTGTTAGTGAGCCTCTCCTTGCAGAGGTTTCTACTGAAATAGGAATTGGAAGTTATATGTTTTTAAGTAAAGGAGAAGAGCTAACTGGTGGGCGAGAAAGAAATTCTATTTTAGGAGATGTTTTTGAAGCCTTATTAGGAGGGATTTACTTAGATTCTGGGTTTGAAAATGCCAAAGAATTTGTTTTAAAATATTTTGTAGATAGAATTGTTCATATTGATGAAAATCTTGATTTAGTAGATTATAAAACAATATTACAAGAATTTACTCAAAAAGAATATAAAAAGATACCAAAATATATTGTATTAGAAGAGTTAGGACCAGATCATAATAAACAATTTAAAGTTGGTGTTAAAGTTAAAAATAGTATTGTAGGAGAAGGTTTAGGCAGAAATAAAAAATCAGCAGAACAAATGGCTGCAAGAAATGCTTGTGGTAGATTAGAGGTAAAATTGCATGAAACATTATAA
- a CDS encoding elongator complex protein 3 encodes MKHYNIPIFIVHYGCPHMCVFCNQQNITGVITNIQPNEIRAIIEETLKTLPKNSEKEIAFFGGTFTGLPIKLQTEFLEVANEYIKKGLVNGIRMSTRPDYINREILDNLSKYNVTTIELGVQSFNTEVLKLSERGHSREDVFNASELIKEYGITLGLQIMPGLPGSTIESDIAGIEDILKIMPSLIRIYPTLVLENTKLNSMYKNEEYQPLSISDAVKITLPMIIKLELNGIKIIRVGLQPADDLRKEGVITAGPFHSSFREVVESEIYYEFLNIILKKEKELNVITNQSNISRIVGMNKVNLKKFNGKLNFNIDNSLEKELILVNKKSYKRKNILMALEMNNI; translated from the coding sequence ATGAAACATTATAATATTCCAATTTTTATAGTACATTACGGCTGTCCACATATGTGTGTGTTTTGCAATCAACAAAATATAACTGGAGTTATTACTAATATACAGCCTAATGAAATAAGAGCTATTATAGAGGAAACTTTAAAAACTTTACCTAAAAATTCTGAAAAAGAGATAGCATTTTTTGGTGGTACTTTCACTGGACTACCTATAAAATTACAAACTGAATTTTTAGAAGTGGCAAATGAATATATAAAAAAAGGGTTAGTCAATGGGATTAGAATGTCAACTAGACCAGATTATATTAATAGAGAAATTTTAGATAATTTATCAAAATATAATGTTACTACAATTGAATTAGGAGTTCAATCGTTTAATACTGAAGTTTTAAAGCTATCTGAAAGAGGTCATTCAAGAGAAGATGTCTTTAATGCTTCAGAATTAATTAAAGAATATGGAATAACATTAGGATTGCAAATAATGCCAGGATTACCAGGCTCTACAATTGAAAGCGATATTGCTGGAATAGAAGATATTTTAAAAATAATGCCTTCATTAATTAGAATTTATCCTACATTAGTACTTGAAAATACAAAATTAAATTCAATGTATAAAAATGAAGAGTATCAACCCTTATCAATAAGTGATGCTGTAAAAATAACATTACCTATGATAATTAAATTAGAATTAAATGGAATTAAAATTATACGTGTAGGGTTACAACCAGCAGATGATTTAAGAAAAGAAGGAGTAATTACAGCTGGACCATTCCACTCATCCTTTAGAGAAGTTGTGGAAAGCGAAATTTATTACGAATTTTTAAATATAATATTAAAAAAAGAAAAAGAATTAAATGTTATAACTAATCAAAGTAATATTTCTAGAATAGTTGGAATGAATAAAGTTAATTTAAAAAAATTTAATGGGAAATTAAATTTTAATATTGATAATTCATTAGAAAAAGAGCTTATTTTAGTAAATAAAAAATCCTATAAAAGAAAAAATATACTAATGGCTTTGGAGATGAATAATATATGA
- a CDS encoding Rne/Rng family ribonuclease — MKQIIITSTEYEIKAALLEDGVLTEFFIERDDKKRIVGNIYKGKVANVLPGMESAFVDIGLKKNSFLYVKDLREFEEKYLDGIEHSKKPIEEILNVNDNVIVQILKEPTGTKGARVTTHYTIPGKYLVLMPNNDYIAISKKIGNEEERERLKNILQDIKPDGVGVIIRTDAQGKDEKYFIKEIEYLTKQWKEVEHKSYNAQIGDLIYKDSTLVERVLRDIFSSEIDHLVVDSEDNYWKVIDYISTFSDSNLKLKVQLYHESEPIFEHYGINSELKKVLQKKVWLDCGGYLIIEKTEALVSIDVNTGKNTGTYDLESTVFQTNMEAAKEIPKQLRLRNLGGIIIIDFIDMKLEEDQKKVVEILEENLSKDRIKNNIVRFTELGLVEMTRKRTGKELSKYFLEKCPHCNGTGMIKSSEFIIDDIIMEIRFLSVDEDIKRIKLKVSNQLYAKVQSLYLDFIEKYLKDYNKEFEVLLDRSLERDKYEIVLEN; from the coding sequence ATGAAACAGATAATAATTACTTCTACAGAATATGAAATAAAAGCAGCTTTACTTGAAGATGGGGTTTTAACAGAATTTTTTATTGAGAGAGATGATAAAAAAAGAATAGTTGGAAATATCTATAAAGGAAAAGTTGCAAATGTTTTGCCAGGAATGGAATCTGCTTTTGTAGATATAGGATTGAAAAAGAACTCTTTTTTATATGTAAAAGATTTAAGAGAGTTTGAAGAAAAATATCTTGATGGAATAGAACATAGTAAAAAACCAATAGAAGAAATTTTAAATGTGAATGATAATGTTATAGTTCAAATACTAAAAGAACCAACAGGGACAAAAGGGGCTAGGGTAACGACTCACTATACAATTCCTGGTAAATATCTAGTTTTAATGCCAAACAATGATTATATTGCAATTTCTAAAAAAATAGGTAATGAGGAAGAAAGAGAAAGATTAAAAAATATATTACAAGATATAAAGCCTGATGGCGTTGGAGTTATAATAAGAACAGATGCACAAGGAAAAGATGAAAAATATTTTATAAAAGAGATTGAATATCTAACAAAGCAATGGAAAGAAGTAGAACATAAATCTTATAATGCTCAAATTGGAGATCTTATATATAAAGATAGCACTTTAGTAGAAAGAGTATTAAGAGATATATTTTCATCAGAAATAGATCATTTAGTTGTAGATTCAGAAGATAATTATTGGAAAGTAATAGATTATATCTCTACATTTTCTGATTCAAATTTAAAACTAAAAGTTCAGCTATATCATGAGAGCGAACCAATTTTTGAACATTATGGAATTAATAGTGAATTAAAAAAAGTTCTTCAAAAAAAAGTATGGCTTGATTGTGGAGGATATCTAATTATTGAAAAAACAGAAGCTTTGGTAAGTATTGATGTAAATACAGGAAAAAACACAGGAACTTATGATTTGGAAAGTACTGTTTTTCAAACAAATATGGAAGCTGCAAAAGAAATTCCAAAACAGTTGCGTTTAAGGAATTTAGGTGGTATAATTATAATTGATTTTATAGATATGAAACTAGAAGAAGATCAGAAAAAAGTTGTAGAAATTTTAGAGGAAAATCTATCAAAAGATAGAATAAAGAATAATATAGTAAGATTTACAGAACTTGGACTTGTGGAAATGACAAGAAAAAGAACTGGGAAAGAACTTTCTAAATATTTTTTAGAGAAATGTCCACATTGTAATGGAACTGGAATGATAAAAAGTAGCGAATTTATTATTGATGATATTATTATGGAAATTAGATTTCTATCAGTAGATGAAGATATTAAAAGAATAAAATTAAAAGTTAGTAATCAATTATACGCAAAAGTACAAAGTTTATATTTAGATTTTATAGAAAAATATTTAAAAGATTATAATAAAGAATTTGAAGTGTTGTTAGATAGATCACTTGAAAGAGATAAATATGAGATTGTGCTTGAAAATTAG
- the coaD gene encoding pantetheine-phosphate adenylyltransferase → MNKNAIYPGSFDPISNGHIDIINRALNIFDNLVIAVLNNSEKKSWFSVEERVNMIKELYGNNKKIQIKSFDGLLVDFMEKENLKIAIRGLRAVSDYEYELQLALFNSQLSKGKFETIFLPASRENLYLSSTVIKEIAINNGQLEEYVDKTILNKIREKAKIKRGE, encoded by the coding sequence ATGAACAAAAATGCAATTTATCCAGGAAGTTTTGATCCAATAAGCAATGGACACATTGATATAATAAATAGAGCTTTAAATATATTTGATAACTTAGTTATTGCAGTTTTGAATAATTCAGAAAAAAAATCTTGGTTTTCTGTAGAAGAAAGAGTTAATATGATAAAAGAACTTTATGGAAACAATAAAAAAATACAGATAAAAAGTTTTGATGGACTTTTAGTTGATTTTATGGAAAAAGAGAATTTGAAAATTGCTATTAGAGGATTACGTGCGGTGTCTGATTATGAATATGAATTGCAACTAGCACTTTTTAATAGTCAATTATCTAAAGGAAAGTTTGAAACTATATTTTTACCAGCATCAAGAGAAAATTTATATTTAAGTTCAACTGTAATAAAAGAGATTGCTATTAATAATGGGCAATTAGAAGAGTATGTTGATAAAACAATTTTAAATAAAATAAGAGAAAAAGCAAAAATAAAAAGGGGTGAATAA
- a CDS encoding response regulator has translation MIKLLVVDDSLFMRQMLKNILPRDKFEVVGEASTGKEAISKFKELEPDLITMDITMPDMDGITAVKEIRRISPEAKVIMCSAMGQKPMIREALEAGAIDFIIKPFDKDKAIKILEAMSL, from the coding sequence ATGATAAAATTATTAGTTGTGGATGATTCATTATTTATGAGACAAATGTTAAAAAATATTTTGCCAAGAGATAAATTTGAAGTTGTAGGAGAAGCTTCAACTGGAAAAGAAGCGATTTCTAAATTTAAAGAATTGGAACCAGATTTAATCACTATGGATATAACTATGCCTGATATGGATGGAATTACTGCTGTAAAGGAGATTAGAAGAATATCTCCAGAGGCAAAAGTTATTATGTGTAGTGCCATGGGACAAAAGCCAATGATAAGAGAAGCTTTAGAAGCAGGAGCTATTGATTTTATAATAAAACCATTTGATAAAGATAAAGCAATAAAAATTTTAGAAGCAATGTCTTTATAG
- the radA gene encoding DNA repair protein RadA, with translation MKKKEYYVCTNCGYKTNKWIGKCPECESWNSFEEETEAPIKIKTEKSIKAITINEVELLKDYRYKTNFNEFDRVLGGGLVRGEVVLLTGNPGVGKSTLLLQILKDYTKYGDVLYISGEESAEQIKHRAKRLKINSDKLFLVSETEIEAIKKYILENKPKVVGVDSIQTLYSNEYNAIPGTVTQIRESTLKIVEMAKKHGISFFIVGHITKDGKVAGPKLLEHMVDAVMSFEGEENYLYRILRNSKNRFGSINEVGIFNLEDDGISEIRNPSEFFLGERDEKNIGSIVVPVLEGTKVFLLEIQSLTSTTNFGMARRVAQGIDYNRMQILLAILEKKFSLNLTTQDIFINIPGGLSVKETTIDLAIALSILSSIRDIPVNNDVAALGELGLRGEVRKVSFITKRLNELKKMGFKKIYLPEGNRKEVEKSSINLKFYYLKNLYELLERMK, from the coding sequence ATGAAAAAAAAAGAATATTATGTGTGTACAAATTGTGGGTATAAAACTAATAAATGGATAGGAAAATGTCCAGAGTGTGAATCTTGGAATAGTTTTGAAGAAGAGACAGAAGCACCTATAAAGATAAAAACAGAAAAATCAATAAAAGCTATTACAATAAATGAAGTAGAATTGTTAAAAGATTATAGATATAAAACAAATTTTAATGAATTTGATAGAGTTCTTGGTGGTGGATTGGTAAGAGGGGAAGTAGTTTTATTAACGGGGAACCCTGGTGTAGGAAAATCTACTTTATTACTTCAAATTTTAAAAGATTATACTAAATATGGAGATGTCTTATATATTTCTGGAGAGGAATCTGCTGAACAAATAAAGCATAGAGCTAAAAGATTAAAAATAAATAGCGATAAACTATTTTTAGTATCTGAAACAGAAATCGAAGCTATAAAAAAATATATTTTAGAGAATAAACCAAAAGTAGTTGGAGTTGATTCTATACAAACATTATATTCAAACGAATATAATGCAATACCAGGAACTGTTACACAAATTAGAGAATCTACATTAAAGATAGTAGAAATGGCAAAAAAACATGGAATATCATTTTTTATTGTGGGGCATATTACAAAAGATGGTAAAGTTGCAGGTCCGAAATTATTGGAACATATGGTTGATGCTGTAATGAGTTTTGAAGGAGAAGAGAATTATTTATATAGAATTTTAAGAAATAGTAAAAATAGATTTGGTTCTATTAATGAAGTGGGAATATTTAATCTTGAAGATGATGGGATTAGTGAAATAAGAAATCCTTCTGAATTCTTTTTAGGTGAAAGAGATGAAAAAAATATAGGAAGTATTGTAGTTCCAGTCTTAGAAGGGACAAAAGTATTTTTATTAGAGATACAATCTTTAACATCAACTACAAATTTTGGAATGGCTAGAAGAGTTGCTCAAGGAATTGATTATAATAGAATGCAAATATTATTAGCAATATTAGAAAAAAAATTCTCTTTAAATTTAACTACACAAGATATATTTATTAATATTCCTGGAGGGTTGTCAGTAAAAGAGACAACTATTGATTTAGCTATAGCTCTTTCGATATTATCTAGTATTAGGGATATACCTGTAAATAATGATGTAGCTGCATTGGGAGAACTTGGACTTAGAGGAGAAGTGAGAAAAGTATCTTTTATAACAAAAAGATTAAATGAACTAAAAAAAATGGGATTTAAAAAAATTTATTTGCCAGAGGGGAATAGAAAAGAAGTAGAAAAATCTAGTATTAATTTAAAATTTTATTATTTAAAAAATTTATATGAATTATTGGAAAGGATGAAATAA
- the disA gene encoding DNA integrity scanning diadenylate cyclase DisA, with amino-acid sequence MKDNSAILKMLALASPGTDLRKGLDNILDAETGALIVVSGSSEILSISDGGFEINCNYEPEKIYELAKMDGAIIIDKEVKKILMANVHLQPNSKITTIESGTRHRTAERVAKQTGELVVSISERRKRITLYQNDERYMIRNITDIMSEANQGIKTLERYKTVLDKELKYLTIMEFDEMVTLYEVTHVIQRFEMLFKIADEIKKYIVELGVEGRLINMQLDELLMGTQEEFESLLKDYYNEESQLSMEDIIAGLNRLNQEEILIIENISYLLGYSKNYKTLDDKIVPKGYRVLGKILKLTKRDILKIVETFIDLTSILNATIDDISEIKGISKFKAKSIQNGLKRLKATILLEKEI; translated from the coding sequence ATGAAAGATAATAGTGCAATTTTAAAAATGTTAGCATTAGCATCTCCAGGGACAGATCTAAGAAAAGGTTTAGATAATATATTAGATGCAGAGACAGGAGCTCTCATTGTTGTAAGTGGGTCTTCAGAAATATTAAGTATTTCTGATGGTGGATTTGAAATAAATTGTAATTATGAACCTGAAAAAATATATGAACTTGCAAAAATGGATGGAGCAATAATTATAGATAAAGAAGTGAAAAAAATATTGATGGCAAATGTTCACTTGCAGCCTAATTCTAAAATTACGACTATTGAAAGTGGAACAAGGCATAGAACTGCAGAACGTGTAGCAAAACAAACAGGAGAATTAGTTGTATCTATTTCTGAAAGAAGAAAAAGGATTACACTTTATCAAAATGATGAAAGATACATGATAAGAAATATTACAGATATAATGAGTGAAGCAAACCAAGGTATAAAAACATTAGAAAGATATAAAACGGTATTAGATAAAGAACTTAAATATTTAACTATTATGGAATTTGATGAAATGGTAACATTATATGAAGTTACACATGTAATACAACGTTTCGAAATGTTATTTAAAATAGCTGACGAGATAAAAAAATATATAGTAGAATTAGGAGTAGAGGGAAGATTAATAAATATGCAATTGGATGAACTATTAATGGGAACTCAAGAAGAATTTGAATCATTATTAAAAGATTATTATAATGAAGAAAGCCAATTAAGTATGGAAGATATTATAGCAGGATTAAATAGATTAAATCAAGAAGAGATATTAATAATAGAAAATATATCATATTTACTTGGATATTCTAAAAATTACAAAACATTAGATGATAAAATAGTTCCAAAAGGATATAGAGTTTTAGGGAAAATATTAAAATTAACAAAAAGAGATATATTAAAAATAGTGGAAACATTTATAGATTTAACAAGTATTTTAAATGCAACAATAGATGATATTTCAGAGATAAAAGGAATTAGTAAATTTAAAGCTAAGTCAATACAAAATGGATTAAAAAGATTAAAAGCTACTATTTTATTAGAGAAAGAGATCTAA
- the hflK gene encoding FtsH protease activity modulator HflK, protein MAENDLNQNVNNFLKFVKGLGIFGVLIVLGLYLATGIYVVQPDEQAVILRFGKYVETTGPGVHWHTPSPVAAVYKAKTTAVHRIEIGFRTINPGPPARYRDIPEEALMLTGDENILSVDAIVQYKIKDIKQYIFNLKQPYKMLKDAAEASLRQIVGKNLVEEVLTVGKEKIQRETKDRLQEILDKYETGVYVLNVQLQDVQPPKEVIGAFKDVASAKEDKIRYINEANGYRNDMIPKARGEAEKALNDAAAYKSKRINEAQGDVARFTKLYDKYKLGKTVTKTRMYLETMEGILPNVDKIIVDKNLEGKLLNIIGKEGDIK, encoded by the coding sequence ATGGCAGAAAATGATTTAAATCAAAATGTTAATAATTTTTTAAAATTTGTAAAAGGGCTGGGAATATTTGGAGTACTAATCGTACTTGGATTGTATTTAGCAACAGGTATCTATGTAGTTCAACCTGATGAACAAGCAGTAATACTAAGATTTGGTAAATATGTTGAAACAACTGGACCAGGAGTGCATTGGCATACACCATCACCAGTTGCTGCTGTTTATAAAGCTAAAACAACAGCAGTTCATAGAATTGAAATAGGATTTAGAACCATAAATCCAGGACCACCTGCAAGATATAGAGATATTCCAGAAGAGGCTCTTATGCTTACAGGAGATGAAAATATATTATCAGTAGATGCAATTGTACAGTATAAAATTAAAGATATTAAGCAATATATTTTTAATTTAAAACAACCGTATAAGATGCTAAAAGATGCGGCAGAAGCCTCTTTGAGACAAATAGTAGGGAAAAATTTAGTAGAAGAAGTTTTAACAGTGGGTAAAGAAAAAATTCAAAGAGAAACTAAAGATAGATTGCAAGAGATATTAGATAAATATGAAACAGGAGTTTATGTATTGAATGTGCAATTGCAAGATGTACAGCCGCCTAAAGAGGTAATAGGAGCTTTTAAAGATGTGGCTAGTGCAAAAGAAGATAAAATTCGTTATATAAATGAAGCAAATGGATATAGAAATGATATGATTCCAAAAGCAAGAGGAGAGGCGGAAAAAGCTTTAAATGATGCAGCAGCATACAAATCAAAAAGAATAAACGAAGCACAAGGAGACGTAGCAAGATTTACAAAATTATATGATAAATATAAATTAGGGAAAACTGTAACTAAAACAAGAATGTACCTTGAAACAATGGAAGGAATTTTGCCTAATGTTGATAAAATAATTGTAGATAAAAATTTAGAAGGCAAATTATTAAATATTATCGGAAAAGAAGGTGATATCAAATGA
- the hflC gene encoding protease modulator HflC: protein MKKILGVVAIIAIAIFYTGVFYVTEIEEAIVVRMGQPVRKPIMKAGLNFKIPFIEKVDKFDKRLLEYDAEPKEIITKDKKNIVIDNYARFKISNPLLFLQTVHDEAGAQVRLDDIIYSELRQNIGRYTLTEILSSKREDIMRTVTKNSDEKAREFGIVIVDVRIKRADLPQQNELNVYKRMQTERAQQAKKYRAEGKEQALQIESKADQEKTTILAEAYRKAEEIKGEGDAKALQIYADAYNKDPDFYKFTRSLDAYKKIFSQKNKNRIIISTDSDLFNLFGGVK, encoded by the coding sequence ATGAAAAAAATATTAGGAGTAGTAGCGATAATAGCAATAGCTATATTTTATACAGGAGTGTTTTATGTTACAGAAATAGAAGAAGCTATAGTAGTTAGAATGGGACAACCAGTTAGAAAACCTATTATGAAAGCAGGGCTTAATTTTAAAATACCATTTATAGAAAAAGTTGATAAATTTGATAAAAGATTATTAGAATACGATGCAGAACCTAAAGAAATAATTACAAAAGACAAAAAAAATATAGTAATCGATAACTATGCTAGATTTAAAATAAGCAATCCATTGCTTTTTTTACAAACAGTACATGATGAAGCTGGAGCTCAAGTAAGATTAGATGATATAATATATTCTGAGTTAAGACAAAATATAGGTAGATATACATTAACAGAGATATTGTCTTCTAAAAGAGAAGATATTATGAGAACTGTAACTAAAAATTCTGATGAAAAAGCTAGAGAATTTGGAATAGTTATTGTAGATGTAAGAATAAAGAGAGCAGATTTACCACAACAAAATGAATTGAATGTATATAAAAGGATGCAAACAGAAAGAGCTCAACAAGCTAAAAAATATAGAGCAGAAGGAAAAGAGCAAGCATTACAAATAGAATCAAAAGCAGATCAAGAAAAAACAACAATTTTAGCAGAAGCATATAGAAAAGCAGAAGAGATAAAAGGAGAAGGAGATGCAAAAGCTCTACAAATATATGCAGATGCTTATAATAAAGATCCTGACTTCTATAAATTCACAAGAAGTTTAGACGCATATAAAAAGATTTTTTCTCAAAAAAATAAAAACAGAATTATTATATCAACTGATTCAGATTTGTTTAATCTTTTTGGTGGTGTAAAATAA
- a CDS encoding aspartate carbamoyltransferase catalytic subunit, giving the protein MLLKNRNLFGIKDLSVEDIMAIFEKAKEFKALSRSKIKKNSLLRGKTVVNLFFENSTRTRSSFEIAGKRLGADVINMSVSTSSIKKGESLIDTAKTLDAMKADLYVIRHSQAGAPKMFSKYVSGQVINAGDGVHEHPTQALLDGFTIYETGKKFKDLNVAIIGDILHSRVARSDIYLLKKLGANVTLVGPATLIPDEFKSFGVEIENNLDNILGKMDVINLLRIQLERQGDSLFPSLDEYHNFFGLNDERLKKMKEDAIIMHPGPMNRGVEISFDVADCKQQVILDQVENGVAIRMALLALIIEGSE; this is encoded by the coding sequence ATGTTATTAAAAAATAGAAATCTATTTGGAATCAAAGATTTATCAGTAGAAGATATTATGGCTATATTTGAAAAAGCCAAAGAATTTAAAGCTTTATCAAGAAGTAAAATAAAAAAAAATAGTTTATTAAGAGGAAAAACAGTAGTTAATCTTTTTTTTGAAAATAGTACTAGAACAAGAAGTTCATTTGAAATAGCAGGGAAAAGGCTTGGAGCAGATGTTATAAATATGAGTGTTAGTACTTCATCTATAAAAAAGGGAGAATCGCTTATTGATACAGCAAAAACATTAGATGCTATGAAGGCTGACTTGTATGTAATAAGGCATTCTCAAGCTGGAGCACCTAAAATGTTTTCTAAATATGTAAGTGGTCAAGTAATAAATGCAGGAGATGGAGTTCATGAACATCCTACGCAAGCATTATTAGATGGATTTACAATATATGAAACAGGGAAGAAATTTAAAGATTTGAATGTAGCTATTATTGGAGATATTCTTCATTCAAGGGTTGCACGTTCAGATATATATTTATTAAAAAAATTAGGTGCAAATGTAACATTAGTTGGTCCTGCTACACTTATTCCAGATGAATTCAAAAGTTTTGGAGTTGAAATCGAAAATAATTTAGATAATATTTTAGGAAAAATGGATGTAATTAATCTTTTGAGAATTCAATTAGAAAGGCAAGGTGATAGTTTATTCCCTAGTTTGGATGAATATCATAATTTTTTTGGGTTAAATGATGAAAGATTAAAAAAAATGAAAGAAGATGCAATAATAATGCATCCAGGACCAATGAATAGAGGTGTCGAAATTTCATTTGATGTAGCTGATTGTAAACAACAAGTGATACTTGACCAAGTAGAAAATGGAGTTGCTATTAGAATGGCATTATTAGCTTTAATTATTGAAGGGAGTGAATAA